Genomic DNA from Microscilla marina ATCC 23134:
TTGGTATAACTAAAGGTAAGCGGAACAGATACCGAAAACATAGAAAAGGTCAAGTTGCCGCTCAAAAAATAAGTATAAGGGTCACGTCGTGACTCTATGCCTGAAGCGCCATAAAAGATTTGGGTAGCAGATACTCCCCCACTTACTTTCAATTTGCGATCGTTGATGATAGATTCGGCCTCACTGATAGAGCGAGGAGGAGATACTTGGGCGTTTGCCTTCTGTGGCTTGCCCACCAGCATACAAGCAACAACTAGTGCTCCAATTGCCCATTGTTTAATACAGTTCGTTTGATTGAAGAAACCCGCTGCTTTGCACATAGCCAGCGGTTCTATGATTGTTTTCATAACTTGTTTAGATTCTTTTGCCTGATATAAAGTATGACTTAGATTATTAAGTGCATCTATTGCTGTACTATTGAAGAAAGATAGATTGTAAAACCGGATACTTTTTATGAGTTTGTCCAAGGTTTTGCTTCAAGTAGCTTCACCTTGTGTGCTCAATACTTATTGATTGATAGTAGTTTTTTTGAGTCCCAAAAAAACTACTATTTATATATACCTAATTGATAGGCATTGACCGGACATTTTTGGTAAAAAACTATGGGATAGGAAAGGTGACACAAGATCACTTTTTTTAGAAAACATCGAAAATTTAAAACTACGAAAAACTTACAATAGCTAAAAAACCATAGAAGTTATCATTTTATTTTGCTTTAAAATATAACGCTACCCGACGGTTTTTGGCAGCGCTTGCTCCCAGCGGTCGAGCCTCGCCAAATCCTTTGACCACGATTTGCCCAGATGGTATGCCCAAGTCAGTAAGAAAAGCCTTGACTGCTTTGGCGCGTTGCTCCGACAGCAACAGGTTAGATGTCCAGGTTCCTGAAGCATCGGTATGTGCTTCTACCCGAAGGTGCAAATCAGGGTGGTGCTGCATCAATTTGTATACAGTTTGTAAGTAAACGCGTGATTGAGCATCGAGAATGGTAGATTTATAAGCAAAGTAAAGGTGGGGCATTTTCAACTTTGCAAGTATGTTGGTTTGCCCTCCGTTTCTTTTAATAAAAGTGTTACTTTCATAAGGCTTAAACTCAGGGTAAGCCTTGGCAAGGTCACTTTCTGAGTGGATTTTGTGGCGAGGCTTTACAGTTTGATTACTTTCTTTATTTGCCCAGCGTTTACTCAGGTCTGCCTGACTGATTACTTCACCAGTGGCTGGATTGAAAAATAGTTTGTTTTGGGCTTTTTTCCAGTTTTTTTGAGCCACCACCAATGATTGGTCTTTGTTTTTGTTTCCGGTATTGCTTCCTGTATTTTTTGCTATCAGTGCCCCAGTTGCCTTTCCTATTTTGTGAAGCATCATTCGGTAGTCAGCACTTGTTTCACCTATCCTAAAGGTGTGTTCATTAGATTCATAACCTTTTGCTGTAGCTTTTATTTTATAATCATACCCAAAACGCAAGGCCAGGGTAAAGCCACCAGATTCGGTATCTGCTTTGAAAGCTTTCAACAGGTAAGGCTTTTCACCTGGCTCCAGCAAGTATAATTTTAATGTTGCCTGATCACCCAAAACATAGGTGTCTTTTCCGTCAGTGGTAGCCAACAAGTACCCTGTATTGTTCCTTATTTGTTGCAATTGTAGGCTTGCTGGCAGGGGGGTTACTTGAAAAACATCAGGAGTTTTTTTTCCTTGAGTATTATAATAGGCTTTAGTGCCTTTGCCCTCTCCGGTAACGGTCACAAACTGGTCAAAATCAGGACTGTTCAACTCGCTTATTTCGCCTATCTGCTCCCAGTCGGTTTGTTTTACATTGAGCACTGCCTTGTATAAGTCAAACCCTGTTGTGCCCCCTTCATGTACCGAGGAGTATACCAAGGTTACACCATCAGCTTGTATACGAGGACATTTTTCGCAGCCAGTATTAATGCTTTTAGGCAATTTTTCGGGCTTTTTCCAATTGCCTGTTTGAGGGTTTTTTAGGCTTACCCATAAATCATAGCAGGTTTTTTGTTGACGTTTTTTACCATTGGGACGGGCAAAATAAAGGGCGTCACCTTCGGGCGATATAGATGGAAAGTCTTCTGAAGCATTGGTGTTTACAGGGGCTCCTACGTTGATTGGTTTACCCCATTCTCCGTTTGTTCCTCTATAAGACACATACAAGTCACGTTTACCCAAGTTGCCAGCAAAGGTAGCGCAAAAATACAATGTGTTGCCGTCAGGACTGAGGCAGGGAGCAGCAATAAAATCGGTTTGAAATCCATTGCCCACTGAAGGCTTTTGCCCAAAATGATTAATAGATTTGATTGAACGAGGTTTTGACCATTTACCGTTAGTCTGGAGGCGTGCTTCATACAAATACCATATACGGTAACGATTATTATCAGATTGAAAAACCATGATTTTACCGTCGGCACTTAAAGAAGGAGCATATTCGGTGTATTTCTTTGTGTTCAGGTTT
This window encodes:
- a CDS encoding OmpA family protein, with translation MQKTLSTFLLFITCSIGWLQAQKSKGIRALDKNLNTKKYTEYAPSLSADGKIMVFQSDNNRYRIWYLYEARLQTNGKWSKPRSIKSINHFGQKPSVGNGFQTDFIAAPCLSPDGNTLYFCATFAGNLGKRDLYVSYRGTNGEWGKPINVGAPVNTNASEDFPSISPEGDALYFARPNGKKRQQKTCYDLWVSLKNPQTGNWKKPEKLPKSINTGCEKCPRIQADGVTLVYSSVHEGGTTGFDLYKAVLNVKQTDWEQIGEISELNSPDFDQFVTVTGEGKGTKAYYNTQGKKTPDVFQVTPLPASLQLQQIRNNTGYLLATTDGKDTYVLGDQATLKLYLLEPGEKPYLLKAFKADTESGGFTLALRFGYDYKIKATAKGYESNEHTFRIGETSADYRMMLHKIGKATGALIAKNTGSNTGNKNKDQSLVVAQKNWKKAQNKLFFNPATGEVISQADLSKRWANKESNQTVKPRHKIHSESDLAKAYPEFKPYESNTFIKRNGGQTNILAKLKMPHLYFAYKSTILDAQSRVYLQTVYKLMQHHPDLHLRVEAHTDASGTWTSNLLLSEQRAKAVKAFLTDLGIPSGQIVVKGFGEARPLGASAAKNRRVALYFKAK